Below is a genomic region from Paludicola sp. MB14-C6.
TTATTAGAATACTTGAATTTACCGAATTACTTAACTACCAATAGCATATTAGAAATTATCAATCGTCTCATGACGAAAGAAGAATATGATAATTATATCCAAAAGGGAAATAGCAAATAAGATGTTACAAACTGTATATAGAAAAAGGAGGACAATCCATTGGTTTTTTCAAGTATGACATTTTTATTTGGCTTCTTGCCAATTGTGCTGTTATTTTATTATGCAGCACCTCTCAAGATAAAAAACCTGATTCTTATGGTTTCGGGAATTTTCTTTTATGCTTGGGGTGAACCAGTTTATGTTGTACTGATGTTGTTTACAACGGTGGTTGATTATACTGCCGGCAGACTTATGGATAAAATGGACAGTAATAAAAAGGCAAGGTTGCTTTGCCTACTCGGTTCATTAATTATTAACTTAGGATTGCTTTGTGTATTTAAATATAGTTCATTTATCATCACTAATATCAATAATGTGTTTGGAACAACCATTATTGATCCGAAATTACCACTTCCAATTGGTATCTCATTTTACACATTTCAAAGTTTATCTTACACAATTGACTTATATATGCGTAAAATCAAAGTGCAAAAAAATCTTGTTAACTATATCGCATATGTTGCTTTGTTTCCACAAATTGTTGCGGGACCAATTGTACGATATGCAGATGTTGCAAATGAGTTAGAGAGTCGACAAATTGGATATTCCAAAGTTGCTGATGGTATCGGTATTTTTATTCGTGGTTTGGCAAAAAAACTGTTGCTTGCCAATAATATCGGTATGGTATGGACTACAGTCAGTGCAACGCCTTTTGAACAATTACCGACGATGACTGCTTGGATTGGTATTTTGGCGTTTACTTTTCAAATTTATTATGACTTTTCAGGCTATTCTGATATGGCAATTGGTATGGGCAAGATGCTCGGATTTAATTTCCCAATCAACTTTGACCATCCTTATATGGCAAAGAGCATCAGTGAGTTCTGGCGTAGATGGCATATTACCTTAGGTTCATGGTTTAAGTCATATGTTTATTTTCCTATGGGCGGAAACCGAGGTGGTACTTGGAAAACGCTCCGAAACCTATTAGTGGTTTGGTTTTTAACGGGACTTTGGCACGGTGCAAGCTGGAACTTTGTTTTGTGGGGCTTGTATTTTGGCGCTTTAATTATCTTAGAAAAATTCTTTTTAGGTAAATGGCTGAAAAAGTTGCCAAATATTTTACAATGGATGTATGCGTTTTTACTTGTTGTATTTGGTTGGGTTTTCTTCGAGCTGACTTCAATAAGCCAAATCGGTGCCTACTTTAAGGCAATGTTCGGGTTGAATGGAGCAGGTTTCGGCAATCAGCAAACAATATATTTGCTACTTACCAATGCAATAGTTTTTCTAGTATGTATCGTTGGTTCTACAACGTTTTTAAGAAAAACAGCAAAACCTGTTGCAGGAAAAGTACCGAAAATATACGGCTATCTTAAAGTTATAATTGAGATTGTAGTATTTTTAGTTTGTATTTGTTATTTGGTAAATGCAAGCTATAATCCATTCTTATATTTTAGATTCTAAAAGGAGGGATTACGTTGAGTCATAAGAAAGTAGCTGTCGTGGCATTTTTTATCATATTAATTATGATTCCAATGGTAACCTTCTTGTTGCCAAAGAAATCGTTCTCTGAAACCGAAAATAGAAAATTAGCGGATGCACCACAGTTTTCCGTAAGAAATTTTTTAGATAAAAGTTTTATGAATGAAGCCGAATCATTCATGTCTGATCATTTAGTATTTCGTAATCAATTTAGTTCTTATAAAACAAAAATGGAGCTTCTACAAGGAAGAAAAGAAGTAAATGGCGTATTTATCAGTAATAAAATGCTGCTTGAAAAAGTAGATGAAGTAAAGCCAACCATTACAAACGGTAATATTGATGCTATCAACAAATTTGCTGCAAAACATAAAGGAAAAATCAATACAAGTATCATGCTTGTACCAACGGCGGCAGAATTTTATCCGAATAATATATCAAGAAATGCCAGCGTGTTGGATCAGACCAAATATATTCAAAATTTTTATACAAAGTTAAAAAATATCAATTGTATTGATGCATATGCCCCACTTTCAGCGGCAGCAGAAAATTATATTTTTTATAAGACCGATCACCACTGGACAACATTTGGTGCTTATGTTGGGTATTCGGCTATGTCAAAAGCACTAAGTTTTAAACCTGCTACGGTCGATATGTTTAATATAGAATATGTTCCCGATGACTTTTTAGGTACGTTATACTCAAAAGTATTATATGGGGAAAAATTAGCTGATCGCATGGAATTATATCACTACGTAAAAGGTGAAGTAGTAACAGATGTTGTTAAATATACAAATCACAATAAACAAACATACCCTTCTATTCTGTTCCGTAATAACTTAGAAAAAAAAGACAAGTACAGTGTGTTTTTAGGTAGTAATGAACCGATTGTAAAAATTAAAAGTAAAGTACAAAATGGGCAAAAGCTTATTATGTTTAAAGACTCGTATTCTCATGCTCTTATGCAGTTTTTGCCTCTTCATTATGAAGAAATTGTTTTAGTGGATACTCGTTATCTCAATAAACCGCTTGAGGAATATGTTAATATTAATGATTATCAACAAGCAGTCTTTTTATATAATATTTCCGGATTCGTAAAAGACTCAAGTGTAAAGAAAGTCGCAAATTATTAATATATATTAAGAAATGACGTAAGGGATGGTTATGCAATGAAAAAGAAAATTTTATCTATGGCAATCGTTTTAAGCTTAATGGTAACAATTTTTACGGGGTGCAATGGCAATAATGCAAATAAAGCGGCAAATGCATCAGAAGGTACGGCGAATTCGTCAAACACAAATTCGGAAGGAATAAAAGATGGTCCAACCAATCCGTTTACCGGAGAGATTGTCCAAGATAAAGAAGCTAGTTTAAATCGTCCAATAGCTGTTATGGTTAACAACATAAAAGTATCTTTACCCCAAAAGGGAATTGCAGATGCCGACATTATCTATGAAATGCCTGTAGAGGGTGCTATTACACGTTTGATGGCTGTTTTTTCTGATTATAATAAACTGAAAGATATTGGTTCTATTCGTTCTGCAAGACATGACTATGTAGAGTTAATTGCGCCGTACCAGCCAATTTATGTTCATTTTGGTGGAAGTGTTGCAGGGAAAGAAGCAATTAAAAATAATAACGTAGAAGATATAGATGGCCTTTATATGTCCGGAACTGCTTTTTATCAAGACAAGGAACGTTTGAAAACAAAAGCAAGAGAACATACTTGGTTTACAAATACGCAAAAATTGCAAAAGGGTATCGCTCAAAAAGGCTATCAAACAAAACTAAAGCAACCAATTCAACCATTATTCCAATTTGCAAAACCAAAAGCAAACGTAATGCAAGAAAATGCTGAAGCTGTTGATACAAATAAGGTGACTTTTCCTTTTTCAACAACGCAAAACTCTTCATTTACTTATAATACTGAAACAAAGCAATATGAAAAAGGTCAGTTTGGCGAACCACATATGGATGTTGGTGCAAATAAAGTTGCATCTGTAACAAATGTGTTGATGATGTATACAGATGTTGGGTTTGTGCCCGGTACAATCAATAAAGAAATTAACCTTGCTAAAGGAGCTGGATATTATATATCTAACGGAAAACGTATTGAAGTTACTTTTTCTAAAAAAGGTATTAATGATAATCTAAAAGTATTCGATAAGAGTGGAAAGGAATTAGTGATAAATGCGGGCAAAATATGGGTTTGCGTAATTCCGCAAGAATTGAAACAAGGTATTTCATTCCAATAAGAAAAGAGGACGAAGAATATGGGAAAGTTATCAGAGTTGAAATCAACCTTTGTAAGAACAACTAGAGGAAGAGCGCCGAGCATTAAAATGTACTCATTAGGAGAAGAACTTTTAAATGCAATTACCCATGGACTTGGAGCATTGTTTGGCGTTGCAGGAGCAGCTTATCTCATTGTATTCACTAGCTTATTTTGCGATGCTTGGTCTATAGTAAGTGCGTCAATTTATGGCGGTTCGCTTATCATTCTTTATACAATGTCAACGCTCTATCATGCATTGACTAACGAAACTGCAAAAAAGGTGTTTCGTGTATTTGATCATTCAACCATTTTTTTATTGATAGCAGGTACCTATACACCGTATACTTTAGTAACCATACGTGAAGAAGGAATATGGGGATGGCTTGTATTTGGAGTTGTATGGGGAAGTGCGGTTGTTGGTATAACATTCAACGCAATCAGCGTTGAAAAGTTTAAAAAGCTATCTATGATATTATACATCGCTTCCGGATGGGCGGCAGTATTAGCAATGATGCCGATTATTCGAAATTTAGCACCAAACGGTTTATGGCTGATGCTTCTTGGCGGTATATTCTATACTGGTGGTATTGTATTTTATAAAATGAAGCATAAAAAATATTTTCATGGCATTTGGCATTTGTTTGTATTAGCGGGTAGTGTTTCACATTTCTTCTCCATTTTATTTTATGTTTACCAATAGAGTGAAAAAGAGAAGCGTTAAGAAATCTGATGGGATATAATGGAGTGGGAATAGCAAATGATATATGTTTCTTGTGAAAATTTAAAACCAGGTATGATTTTAGCAAAAGATATTTGGTGCAGATCATCTTTTTTACCATTACTTTGTGCTGGCAATAAATTGAGTGACAGAATTATTCAAAATTTTAATGAAAAAGAAATTAGGGGAGCTTACATTGAGTGCCCTGGTAGTGAAGGTATTGAAATTGAAGAAATCATACCAATGGAAGTTAAAGTTCGTGTAAGCGCAGAAATTGAGCAGATTTTTAAGTGTATGCAAAATGAAAAAGGTAGTATTTTCACTTGCATGGATACGTTAAATCGTGTTGCAGATTACTTAGTTGATATAATTACAGAGAACGATGATTGCATGCTTAATATTATTGATTTGAAAAATTATAATGAATACGCTTATGTACATAGCATGCAAGTGGGAATTTTATCCACTTTGATAGGTAGAAAAATGGCATATTCCTCAAGTAAATTGAAAGATTTGGCGATATCGGGTATTTTGCATGATATCGGGAAAACTTTTGTTCCTACAGCTATTTTGGATAAAGAAGGTCCGCTTACTTCAGATGAATATTCTATTATGCAAAAGCATCCAAAGTTTGGTATTGATAAGCTTATGTCATGTGGGAGTATAAGTGGAGATGTTTTAGAGGGTATTATAAATCATCATGAAAAAGTAGATGGAACAGGTTATCCATATCATTTGGTTGAAGATGAAATATCCGAATTCGGAAAGATAATTGCAATTGCTGATGTTTATGATGCATTAACCTCGACTAGAACATATCGAGATGCATGGGAGCCACATGCTGCAATCAACTATATGATGAGTTGTACGGATAGCCATTTTAATGTAGATTTACTAAGCAAATTTTTAACAGTTGTTGCTGCATATCCTGTTGGTGTACTTGTAAAGCTTAATAATGGCTTAGTTGGCGTAGTAACGAATACAGTCGAAGGCTTGCCTTTAAATCCAATTGTAAAGGTATTATCTCCTGGAAAAGAACGGGGAACCATACTTGACTTAGCCAGAGATCCGAAGTGTTTTACAATTCAAGTTGTAGATACAATTAAAAATCCTGTAGAATTTTTAGAGTCATTAAATCAGACTATGGTGTGTTAATATATTACATAGAAAAAAGCAAGAAATGATTAAACTTCATTTCTTGCTTTTTTCTTAGCTAATTTTTAATTGCTAATGCAATTAAAAATTAGTAGTTGTTTATTGAATGTATCCTGAAATACCTAAAAGAAAGCTTAAAATTAGGATTATGAAAGATGTTGCAATAAAAAATAGCAGAGAGTTTTTTATTGTACGAATATGTTTTGCTTGTTGAACTAACATCAACTTTTCAAGTTGTTCCAATGAATAATGGTTTTCTTGCGAAATGCAAAAAGTATCAGTATATTCGGGTGTTGGTTGATAACCAAAATGGGTGTTTTCATTGCTATCTAGTTTTGCTGGAATCGTATTATTTTCGTTCTGGCTACAGATGGTTGTATGAATGATATCTAGTTCTTCCATTTGCTCAATATACTCTTGTTCAAAAGTTTTCATAGTTATCCCTCCATTATAGTTATATCTTAATTATAGTGAAGTAAAATTGGAAATACAAGCCTATTATTTAATATTATAATCCGATCTTCGACAAGTTAAAAAATAAAGTAGAATAAAAATCAAATATGTTGTAATTAAATGCCGAAAGCCATGATTGCCAAGTAAAATAATTATGAATAGAAAAGTTCCACTGACAGTAAGAATGAAAAACTTATCATATTGATATTTGGTATGGATGAGGCAATCCGCTTTGTCTGCAATCATTATACATAAAATAGCACATATAAGTGACCATATCAAAGAAGAATGAAAGCTGAATATTAACATCATAATTACAACATTAATGACTAAGCAAAAAAATCGTGATGCAGTATGATGCATAGCAACTCTCCTATTCTAATAATCTCATATACTATTATTATAGAAAAGTTATGAAAGATATGTTGGTTTTTACAAGGTTGCAAGAATACCAAGTAAATAAAATATAAGAGATATTATTCCTAAAAAAGCAAAGAAAACAGCACATTTTTTTATAATACGAATATGCTTTGCTTGCTGAACCATCATAAGCATATAAAGCTCCTCATTGGAACAATCGTGGTTAATAAGGTGTACAAATTCATTTGTGCGATCCGGATCTTTTGCAAA
It encodes:
- a CDS encoding HD-GYP domain-containing protein, with translation MIYVSCENLKPGMILAKDIWCRSSFLPLLCAGNKLSDRIIQNFNEKEIRGAYIECPGSEGIEIEEIIPMEVKVRVSAEIEQIFKCMQNEKGSIFTCMDTLNRVADYLVDIITENDDCMLNIIDLKNYNEYAYVHSMQVGILSTLIGRKMAYSSSKLKDLAISGILHDIGKTFVPTAILDKEGPLTSDEYSIMQKHPKFGIDKLMSCGSISGDVLEGIINHHEKVDGTGYPYHLVEDEISEFGKIIAIADVYDALTSTRTYRDAWEPHAAINYMMSCTDSHFNVDLLSKFLTVVAAYPVGVLVKLNNGLVGVVTNTVEGLPLNPIVKVLSPGKERGTILDLARDPKCFTIQVVDTIKNPVEFLESLNQTMVC
- a CDS encoding DUF3048 domain-containing protein, with the translated sequence MKKKILSMAIVLSLMVTIFTGCNGNNANKAANASEGTANSSNTNSEGIKDGPTNPFTGEIVQDKEASLNRPIAVMVNNIKVSLPQKGIADADIIYEMPVEGAITRLMAVFSDYNKLKDIGSIRSARHDYVELIAPYQPIYVHFGGSVAGKEAIKNNNVEDIDGLYMSGTAFYQDKERLKTKAREHTWFTNTQKLQKGIAQKGYQTKLKQPIQPLFQFAKPKANVMQENAEAVDTNKVTFPFSTTQNSSFTYNTETKQYEKGQFGEPHMDVGANKVASVTNVLMMYTDVGFVPGTINKEINLAKGAGYYISNGKRIEVTFSKKGINDNLKVFDKSGKELVINAGKIWVCVIPQELKQGISFQ
- the trhA gene encoding PAQR family membrane homeostasis protein TrhA; its protein translation is MGKLSELKSTFVRTTRGRAPSIKMYSLGEELLNAITHGLGALFGVAGAAYLIVFTSLFCDAWSIVSASIYGGSLIILYTMSTLYHALTNETAKKVFRVFDHSTIFLLIAGTYTPYTLVTIREEGIWGWLVFGVVWGSAVVGITFNAISVEKFKKLSMILYIASGWAAVLAMMPIIRNLAPNGLWLMLLGGIFYTGGIVFYKMKHKKYFHGIWHLFVLAGSVSHFFSILFYVYQ
- a CDS encoding MBOAT family O-acyltransferase; protein product: MVFSSMTFLFGFLPIVLLFYYAAPLKIKNLILMVSGIFFYAWGEPVYVVLMLFTTVVDYTAGRLMDKMDSNKKARLLCLLGSLIINLGLLCVFKYSSFIITNINNVFGTTIIDPKLPLPIGISFYTFQSLSYTIDLYMRKIKVQKNLVNYIAYVALFPQIVAGPIVRYADVANELESRQIGYSKVADGIGIFIRGLAKKLLLANNIGMVWTTVSATPFEQLPTMTAWIGILAFTFQIYYDFSGYSDMAIGMGKMLGFNFPINFDHPYMAKSISEFWRRWHITLGSWFKSYVYFPMGGNRGGTWKTLRNLLVVWFLTGLWHGASWNFVLWGLYFGALIILEKFFLGKWLKKLPNILQWMYAFLLVVFGWVFFELTSISQIGAYFKAMFGLNGAGFGNQQTIYLLLTNAIVFLVCIVGSTTFLRKTAKPVAGKVPKIYGYLKVIIEIVVFLVCICYLVNASYNPFLYFRF
- a CDS encoding DHHW family protein, encoding MSHKKVAVVAFFIILIMIPMVTFLLPKKSFSETENRKLADAPQFSVRNFLDKSFMNEAESFMSDHLVFRNQFSSYKTKMELLQGRKEVNGVFISNKMLLEKVDEVKPTITNGNIDAINKFAAKHKGKINTSIMLVPTAAEFYPNNISRNASVLDQTKYIQNFYTKLKNINCIDAYAPLSAAAENYIFYKTDHHWTTFGAYVGYSAMSKALSFKPATVDMFNIEYVPDDFLGTLYSKVLYGEKLADRMELYHYVKGEVVTDVVKYTNHNKQTYPSILFRNNLEKKDKYSVFLGSNEPIVKIKSKVQNGQKLIMFKDSYSHALMQFLPLHYEEIVLVDTRYLNKPLEEYVNINDYQQAVFLYNISGFVKDSSVKKVANY